In Herbaspirillum seropedicae, a single window of DNA contains:
- a CDS encoding helix-turn-helix domain-containing protein, with protein sequence MKRELKACSGIHRARTGRLEGMAAMKLWSTQSRAQNERFSYWREVLCEAFVSLNPILNEKHTVIDFAGEVSSRSLSTTAQTRVFSKAQHIQRRGEEIRRNPVEYCFANFQLEGSCVVRQDGQESMVLPGDFSIVDSTRPYFLDYQGDWHVLSFRIPREQVISRLASPYKATARRVDGKAGMGLVASRFARSLEQVDLDMGSGVQDCLSAALNSIIAIALGATLEAQERDRLPVREAIRLAVETYIRDHLEEPHLGPDMLASRFKVSRRTLYSLFEEAPLSVSSLIRELRLQRSARDLLSPGHPGVLAVALRWGFSDASHFSRLFKRRFGVCPREFADFTLKGGLDAGNGGAFSVSSLDATLGAGHPSPFSMTRP encoded by the coding sequence ATGAAGCGAGAACTCAAGGCGTGTTCGGGCATCCACCGCGCACGCACCGGACGTCTCGAGGGGATGGCTGCAATGAAACTTTGGTCTACTCAATCTCGCGCGCAGAATGAGCGCTTCAGCTACTGGCGAGAGGTATTGTGCGAGGCATTCGTCTCACTCAATCCCATCCTTAATGAAAAGCATACGGTTATTGATTTTGCGGGAGAGGTGAGTTCACGGTCACTCTCGACGACTGCGCAGACGCGCGTGTTTTCCAAGGCGCAACACATTCAGCGACGCGGAGAGGAGATCCGCCGCAATCCGGTCGAGTACTGCTTTGCGAATTTCCAGCTGGAAGGCTCATGCGTAGTGCGCCAGGATGGCCAGGAAAGCATGGTACTTCCCGGCGACTTCTCCATCGTCGATAGCACCCGCCCCTACTTCCTAGATTACCAAGGGGACTGGCATGTGCTCTCGTTCCGCATCCCCAGGGAGCAAGTGATCTCCAGGCTGGCCTCACCCTACAAGGCTACAGCACGTCGGGTGGACGGCAAAGCGGGCATGGGACTGGTGGCATCGCGTTTTGCCCGTTCGCTTGAGCAAGTGGATCTGGACATGGGTAGCGGCGTACAGGACTGTCTCAGCGCCGCGCTCAACAGCATCATCGCCATCGCGCTGGGCGCCACGCTGGAGGCTCAAGAGCGCGACCGACTCCCTGTGCGTGAGGCCATTCGCCTGGCCGTCGAGACCTACATCCGCGACCACCTGGAAGAGCCTCACCTTGGGCCGGACATGCTGGCCTCGCGCTTCAAGGTTTCGCGCCGCACGCTGTATAGCCTGTTCGAGGAGGCGCCGCTCTCTGTCAGTAGCCTGATCCGGGAATTGCGCCTGCAACGCAGTGCGCGTGATCTGCTAAGTCCTGGTCACCCCGGCGTGCTCGCCGTGGCGTTGCGCTGGGGATTCAGCGATGCATCCCACTTTTCCCGATTGTTCAAGCGACGCTTCGGCGTCTGTCCGCGCGAGTTTGCGGACTTCACACTCAAGGGGGGCTTAGATGCGGGGAACGGCGGGGCATTCTCCGTGTCATCCTTGGATGCCACGCTTGGTGCAGGACACCCATCGCCTTTCAGCATGACTCGCCCTTAA
- a CDS encoding AraC family transcriptional regulator — translation MGFYPTEDGWKAFDLEARPEKELPVFGVSGRYPAGSVVPMHQHPQGHLIYADSGLLRVQAESGQWLVPPTAAVWLRSGVAHSLAMPVTLQAYGLFVRQDVCARLPAFDCVVHVSPLLRELIITLAQAREENMSAKRMRLLGALVMEEVLTQPTLPFHLPWPMSETDGPMARLCQALLDDPGDMATAAEWADRLAMGQKTFHRRFLQSTGMTFGKWRQQLRLMSSLPLLMQGMPITQVALASGYDSHSAYTTAFGKQFGKPPSAFFPAREPC, via the coding sequence ATGGGCTTTTACCCTACTGAAGATGGTTGGAAGGCCTTCGATCTGGAAGCAAGACCTGAGAAGGAATTGCCTGTGTTCGGCGTCTCGGGGCGCTATCCCGCAGGTTCGGTAGTGCCCATGCATCAACACCCGCAGGGCCATCTGATCTATGCGGACAGCGGGCTCTTGCGCGTGCAGGCCGAAAGCGGTCAATGGCTGGTGCCACCCACTGCGGCGGTGTGGTTGCGCTCGGGTGTGGCGCACAGCCTGGCGATGCCGGTCACCTTGCAGGCGTATGGATTGTTTGTGCGCCAGGACGTGTGCGCGCGCCTGCCGGCGTTTGATTGCGTGGTGCATGTCTCGCCTCTGCTGCGCGAGTTGATCATCACCTTGGCCCAGGCCCGGGAAGAGAACATGTCAGCCAAGCGCATGCGTTTGCTGGGCGCGCTCGTGATGGAGGAAGTGCTGACCCAGCCGACGCTGCCTTTCCATCTGCCCTGGCCGATGAGCGAGACGGATGGTCCGATGGCACGCCTGTGCCAGGCCTTGCTGGACGATCCGGGCGATATGGCCACGGCCGCGGAGTGGGCCGACCGGCTGGCCATGGGGCAGAAGACTTTCCATCGGCGGTTTCTGCAATCGACCGGGATGACCTTCGGCAAATGGCGTCAGCAGTTGCGGCTCATGTCGTCGCTACCCCTGTTGATGCAGGGGATGCCGATCACGCAGGTGGCGCTGGCCAGCGGCTACGATAGTCATAGCGCCTATACCACGGCATTCGGCAAGCAATTCGGCAAGCCGCCGTCGGCGTTCTTCCCGGCGCGGGAGCCATGCTGA
- a CDS encoding acyl-CoA dehydrogenase family protein yields MSIDFQLSESQKALQAGARAFAADVLRKVGPTITPLVKPDERFYATRPFYQAMADAGFIKALLPESFGGTALSTLDFALAAEELTAVDVNVPSALLGTGLGLHAVVHHGTPEQKQRFLPDFIEDGSRLAALAFTEVTGGANYDSTDPSVGVQTFARLEGDEWVINGAKHYTTNGTGWDGKGAHLYSVICRTDPALPPQQSLAVIMVPGNAPGIEIVGLLDTMGHRATISPRVHFNNVRVPASNIVGKPGDGISMLEAAFSWTAALIGSACVGVMRTAFDIALRFAQSDRRSGTIPVIEHQNVGFMLADIKMRIEAARYLTWKSCHQLDLTEGRSRELAIITKTYCSELCVQVVYDAMRVVGVDAYTDLYPLAGLMQDALCFPLYDGGNMGVRRRQLHTLLRSKEYDAMASAEARG; encoded by the coding sequence ATGTCCATCGATTTTCAACTCTCTGAATCCCAGAAGGCTTTGCAGGCAGGGGCGCGCGCCTTCGCTGCCGACGTCTTGCGCAAGGTCGGGCCCACCATCACGCCGCTGGTCAAGCCGGACGAACGCTTCTACGCGACGCGACCGTTCTACCAGGCCATGGCCGATGCCGGCTTCATCAAGGCGCTGCTGCCGGAGTCATTCGGCGGCACGGCGCTCAGCACCCTGGACTTCGCCTTGGCTGCGGAGGAGCTCACCGCCGTGGATGTGAACGTCCCTTCGGCGCTGCTGGGAACGGGCCTGGGCTTACATGCGGTCGTGCATCATGGAACACCGGAGCAGAAACAGCGCTTCTTGCCGGACTTCATCGAAGATGGTTCACGTCTGGCCGCACTAGCCTTCACCGAGGTCACTGGCGGCGCCAACTACGACAGCACCGATCCGTCCGTGGGAGTGCAAACTTTTGCCCGCCTGGAAGGCGACGAATGGGTCATCAATGGCGCCAAGCACTACACCACCAATGGCACCGGCTGGGATGGCAAGGGCGCGCATCTGTATAGCGTCATTTGCCGCACTGATCCCGCATTGCCGCCACAGCAGTCACTGGCGGTGATCATGGTGCCAGGCAATGCGCCGGGCATCGAGATCGTCGGTCTGCTCGATACCATGGGGCATCGTGCGACGATCTCGCCACGCGTGCACTTCAACAATGTGCGAGTGCCCGCGTCGAACATCGTGGGCAAGCCCGGCGATGGGATCTCCATGCTGGAAGCTGCCTTTTCATGGACAGCGGCACTGATCGGTTCTGCCTGCGTGGGGGTGATGCGCACCGCCTTCGATATCGCGCTGAGGTTTGCGCAAAGCGACCGACGCTCCGGCACCATACCGGTAATCGAACACCAGAACGTCGGCTTCATGCTGGCCGATATCAAGATGCGCATCGAGGCCGCCCGCTACCTGACCTGGAAGTCCTGTCATCAACTGGATCTGACCGAAGGCCGAAGCCGCGAGCTGGCGATCATCACCAAAACCTACTGCTCGGAACTATGCGTGCAAGTGGTATATGACGCAATGCGCGTCGTCGGCGTCGATGCATATACAGACCTCTACCCTCTGGCCGGCTTGATGCAGGACGCGCTTTGCTTCCCCCTTTATGACGGCGGCAACATGGGAGTACGCCGTCGCCAGCTGCACACATTGCTGCGTTCGAAGGAATACGACGCGATGGCCTCAGCTGAAGCACGAGGATAA
- a CDS encoding PAAR domain-containing protein, giving the protein MAAAIIRLGDPTSHGGRVITASTTHLIGGLGVARVGDKVMCPLPGHGVNAIIEGAPSFQIDGRNVALHGQRAACGCTLVSTLATATHG; this is encoded by the coding sequence ATGGCAGCAGCCATCATTCGACTGGGCGACCCGACTTCCCACGGCGGCCGGGTCATCACCGCTTCCACCACCCATCTCATCGGGGGGCTGGGTGTGGCGCGGGTGGGCGACAAGGTGATGTGTCCGCTGCCCGGGCATGGCGTCAATGCCATCATCGAGGGCGCGCCCAGCTTCCAGATCGATGGTCGCAACGTGGCCCTGCATGGGCAGCGCGCCGCCTGCGGCTGCACCCTCGTTTCCACCCTGGCCACGGCCACTCACGGCTGA
- a CDS encoding 2-isopropylmalate synthase has product MLTDPSQKYRAIAPVDLPDRRWPSRTLRQAPTWLSTDLRDGNQALFEPMNRERKLRLFHELVRIGFKEIEVGFPAASRIDFETVRHLIDEHLIPDDVTPMVMTQLRADLITETVKSVAGARRVIVHFYNAIAPAWREIVFGMSVPQIITLVEDHIALFRRLTAVHPETEWILQYSPETFCMAELEVSLEVCNAAIRAWDAGPRRRMIINLPTTVEVSTPNVFADQIEWMDRRLERREHLILSVHPHNDRGTAVACAEQAMLAGAQRVEGCLFGNGERSGNVDVVTLALNLYTQGIAPGLDFSDIAALARVAEECTALPIHPRHPYVGDLVFTAFSGSHQDAIAKGFAAQRPDAPWRVPYLPIDPTDLGRTYDSIVRVNSQSGKGGIAFLLQRDHHITMPRRMQVEFSAIVQALADASETELTSEHLWDVFERTYLAPVQASPDFSDRTSLAPALEQRRFIYRSHCLHPHPDGERIVLELADTEGNVRTVEGSGNGPIAATVAALGLALRIDSYEERSLGVGVGADAQALAIVEAALPTVPGSRFGVGRHENITTASIMAVLSAASRFAGEEQGKG; this is encoded by the coding sequence ATGCTGACTGATCCCTCCCAGAAGTACCGGGCCATTGCCCCGGTCGACCTTCCCGACCGCCGATGGCCCTCCCGCACACTGCGCCAGGCCCCGACCTGGCTGTCCACCGATCTGCGTGACGGCAACCAGGCCCTGTTCGAGCCGATGAACCGCGAGCGCAAGCTGCGCCTGTTCCATGAGCTGGTGCGCATCGGATTCAAGGAAATCGAAGTCGGCTTCCCCGCGGCATCGCGTATCGACTTCGAGACCGTGCGCCATCTGATCGACGAGCATCTCATCCCCGACGACGTCACCCCGATGGTGATGACCCAGTTACGCGCCGACCTGATCACCGAAACGGTCAAGAGCGTGGCCGGCGCCCGACGCGTCATCGTGCATTTCTACAATGCCATCGCACCGGCCTGGCGCGAGATCGTATTCGGCATGAGCGTGCCGCAGATCATCACCCTGGTCGAAGACCATATCGCCTTGTTCAGGCGGCTGACGGCGGTCCATCCTGAGACCGAATGGATCCTGCAGTATTCTCCCGAGACCTTCTGCATGGCCGAGCTGGAGGTCTCACTGGAGGTCTGCAACGCCGCCATCCGCGCCTGGGACGCAGGGCCGCGACGCCGCATGATCATCAACCTGCCGACCACGGTGGAAGTCTCCACGCCCAACGTCTTTGCCGACCAGATCGAATGGATGGACCGGCGACTGGAACGCCGCGAACACCTCATCTTGTCCGTGCACCCCCACAACGACCGCGGCACCGCAGTAGCCTGCGCCGAGCAGGCCATGCTGGCCGGCGCGCAGCGGGTGGAAGGCTGCCTGTTCGGCAATGGCGAGCGCAGCGGCAATGTCGATGTGGTCACGCTGGCGTTGAACCTGTACACGCAAGGCATTGCACCTGGGCTGGATTTTTCCGACATTGCAGCGCTGGCGCGCGTGGCCGAAGAATGCACCGCCCTGCCCATCCACCCGCGTCACCCGTATGTGGGCGATCTGGTCTTCACGGCCTTCTCCGGCTCGCACCAGGACGCCATCGCCAAGGGCTTCGCCGCGCAACGGCCCGATGCGCCCTGGCGTGTGCCCTACCTGCCGATCGACCCGACCGACCTGGGACGCACCTATGACAGTATCGTGCGCGTCAACAGCCAATCCGGCAAAGGCGGTATCGCGTTCCTGCTGCAAAGGGATCACCACATCACCATGCCTCGCCGCATGCAGGTCGAGTTCAGCGCGATTGTCCAGGCGCTGGCCGACGCCAGCGAAACCGAACTGACCAGCGAGCATCTCTGGGACGTCTTCGAACGCACCTACCTTGCGCCGGTGCAGGCCAGTCCCGATTTCAGCGATCGCACCTCCCTCGCTCCGGCGCTGGAGCAGCGTCGCTTCATCTATCGCAGCCATTGCCTGCATCCGCACCCGGATGGCGAGCGCATCGTGCTGGAGCTGGCCGACACGGAAGGCAATGTCCGCACCGTGGAAGGCTCGGGGAACGGCCCGATTGCGGCAACGGTGGCGGCGCTGGGCTTGGCGCTGCGCATCGATAGCTACGAGGAAAGAAGCCTGGGCGTCGGCGTCGGCGCCGACGCCCAGGCGCTGGCCATCGTCGAGGCAGCCTTGCCGACGGTGCCGGGCTCGCGCTTCGGCGTGGGACGTCATGAGAACATCACGACGGCGTCGATCATGGCAGTGCTCAGTGCGGCGAGCCGGTTTGCCGGGGAGGAGCAAGGCAAGGGTTGA
- a CDS encoding group I truncated hemoglobin, with product MADSQASEPQQPSLYERLGGYDAIYKFAGEVLRTCMKHPAIGHIWSHMSESTFQKEHINFVDFLSVHWGGNAQYRGRDMVTAHRGMGLTEVHWQAVMECMDECYDNFAVPADIREEVTAFLTKFKPAVIGSPSYRDVVLAHPEMDVAKGMKSVGITWPKP from the coding sequence ATGGCTGACAGCCAAGCATCCGAGCCTCAACAGCCTTCCCTCTACGAACGTCTGGGAGGCTACGACGCGATCTACAAGTTTGCAGGAGAAGTGCTGCGGACCTGTATGAAACACCCAGCCATAGGTCATATCTGGAGCCACATGTCGGAATCCACCTTCCAGAAAGAGCACATCAATTTTGTCGATTTCCTGTCGGTCCACTGGGGTGGAAATGCACAATACAGAGGACGCGACATGGTGACCGCACACCGTGGCATGGGCCTCACTGAAGTTCATTGGCAAGCAGTGATGGAATGCATGGACGAATGCTACGACAACTTCGCAGTGCCTGCAGATATCCGGGAAGAAGTCACGGCCTTTCTGACCAAGTTCAAGCCCGCGGTCATCGGCAGCCCATCCTACCGCGACGTCGTGCTGGCCCATCCGGAAATGGATGTGGCCAAGGGAATGAAAAGTGTAGGCATCACCTGGCCCAAACCTTGA
- a CDS encoding transporter, which translates to MADACAIDVDPADYVPAPAGTTAGLLYQQHAERDASYSSGNRNPGNPLLTSDVTILRLVHYMNIGGYTVGPQVLLPFASLRSGRDIKALGSENALGDLILAAPVWLVNDPAKSTFFAVAPYLYLPTGSYSDSRALNVGENRWKFDLQAGLVQRISGPLYLDLTGDVMVFGKNNDYGSGRGSMRQAPLYQLQSYLRYQFSATTNATAGLSRTWGGETRVNGVDNHDQPNQLKISFGGSTFVAAKTQIMGSIGRDLSVDNGFKENFRLNLRLLQIF; encoded by the coding sequence ATGGCCGACGCTTGTGCCATCGATGTCGATCCGGCAGATTATGTGCCGGCCCCCGCTGGCACCACCGCCGGTCTGCTCTACCAGCAGCATGCCGAACGCGACGCCAGCTACAGCAGTGGTAACCGCAATCCTGGCAATCCTTTGCTGACCTCCGATGTGACCATCCTGCGCCTGGTGCATTACATGAACATCGGCGGCTATACCGTGGGTCCCCAGGTGCTGCTGCCCTTCGCCAGTCTGCGCAGTGGCCGCGACATCAAGGCGCTGGGCAGTGAGAACGCCCTGGGTGACCTGATCCTGGCCGCGCCTGTGTGGCTCGTCAACGATCCTGCAAAATCGACCTTCTTTGCGGTGGCCCCGTATCTCTACCTGCCCACCGGATCGTATTCCGACAGTCGCGCGCTCAATGTTGGCGAGAACCGCTGGAAGTTCGATCTGCAAGCGGGTCTGGTCCAGCGGATATCCGGTCCCTTGTATCTCGACCTGACCGGCGACGTCATGGTCTTTGGCAAGAACAACGACTATGGAAGTGGTCGCGGCAGTATGCGCCAAGCACCGCTTTATCAATTGCAGTCCTATCTGCGCTACCAGTTTTCCGCCACCACCAACGCCACTGCGGGGCTCTCGCGTACCTGGGGCGGTGAGACCCGCGTCAATGGCGTGGACAACCACGACCAGCCCAATCAGTTGAAGATTTCCTTTGGTGGCAGCACCTTCGTGGCGGCCAAGACGCAGATCATGGGCAGTATCGGTCGCGACTTGTCGGTGGACAATGGATTCAAGGAAAACTTCCGTCTGAACCTGCGGTTGCTGCAGATCTTCTGA
- a CDS encoding type VI secretion system Vgr family protein translates to MDNVLTTLSALADTFVGQEKRILKLDSVLGPDVLLPQRMVGSERLGRGYDYTIDLVSTRDDIELKKLIAQPVTLWLQQDGSDYAPLHGYVHTARRLGSDGQLASFQIGMAPWLHFLKYRKDARIWQDSKADDILADVFDQHAYARGNYRFEIVTPALPRSYCTQYETDWHFVQRLMEEEGWYAYHEQKPDGSGHVLVITDNTDQAKPLAPEQLAFHGAGTQDEVNRILHWSASRGLASTRLATRTDDYKSPGDQKQTQERVLPEHGALPGELEVYEYSGPYSYAKQDDGDRQARLRVEQWESSMKRFMGVSGARTLAAGRWFTLTDHPAHRGDSKQDSQFMLIAVEWFIENNLPLSGTARDFPGSLKPQLDAFKASMGRSNDDAGGNARTGHCFNRFEVQRRKLPYRSPFDHTKPVMHPQTAVVVGPQGEEVFTDKLNRVKVQFRWDRINPGDEKASCWVRVSYPNAGENWGEVKVPRVGQELIISFLNGDPDRPVATGRLFNQEQPPQWHTDGRLSGLKSKEFGGNGFNQLVMDDTTSQNRVHLYSSQSNAQLNLGYLVSQADNERRNFYGSGFALSTDDYGAVVTQKGLYLSSYGRPGPQGTQLDASEATSLMKASADLARGLSDSASRAGAEALAQDSLKDFVDATEDKYSGQGQGSANRFKKPLLMMAAPAGIGLATDQGTQVHSAQETTLTSGKDTSIASGKSLLATVKEKISLFAQNAGMKLFAAKGKVEIQAQSDDLDLIAEKVARLLSTSGRVEIHAKDEVMISAGGSFIQINSAGITQGTPGKWEAKASLHSMPGPASQNFVMPHVQKSELQPSDMEFRHLTDWGEPLAGAAYKAILSDGSVRKGTLDAQGIARLSGVPAGTSAKVEYNYQPLQASSMVNTELHEDLHELLNWTPKVLGALGKGGKS, encoded by the coding sequence ATGGACAATGTACTGACAACGCTCTCTGCGCTGGCCGACACCTTCGTCGGCCAGGAAAAACGTATCCTCAAGCTCGATTCCGTGCTGGGTCCCGACGTGCTGCTGCCGCAACGGATGGTGGGCAGCGAGCGTCTGGGGCGGGGGTACGATTACACGATCGACCTGGTCTCCACCCGCGACGATATCGAACTCAAGAAGCTCATCGCCCAGCCGGTCACGCTCTGGTTGCAGCAGGACGGCAGCGATTACGCACCCCTGCATGGTTATGTGCACACGGCCAGGCGCCTGGGCAGCGATGGCCAGTTAGCCTCGTTCCAGATCGGCATGGCGCCGTGGCTGCATTTCCTCAAATATCGCAAGGACGCGCGTATTTGGCAGGACAGCAAGGCCGACGACATCCTGGCCGACGTGTTCGACCAGCACGCCTACGCGCGCGGCAACTACCGCTTCGAGATCGTCACGCCTGCCCTGCCGCGCTCCTACTGCACCCAGTACGAGACGGACTGGCACTTCGTGCAGCGCCTGATGGAAGAAGAGGGCTGGTATGCCTATCACGAGCAGAAGCCGGATGGCTCGGGGCACGTGCTGGTCATCACCGACAACACCGACCAGGCCAAGCCACTCGCGCCGGAACAGCTGGCTTTCCACGGCGCGGGTACGCAAGATGAAGTCAACCGCATCCTGCACTGGAGCGCCAGCCGCGGACTGGCCTCGACCCGGCTGGCCACGCGCACCGATGACTACAAGTCGCCGGGCGACCAGAAGCAGACCCAGGAGCGTGTACTGCCCGAGCATGGGGCCTTGCCGGGCGAGCTGGAAGTCTATGAATACAGCGGCCCCTACAGTTACGCCAAGCAGGACGACGGCGACCGCCAGGCGCGTCTGCGGGTGGAACAGTGGGAATCTTCGATGAAGCGTTTCATGGGAGTGTCCGGTGCGCGCACGCTGGCGGCCGGCCGCTGGTTTACGCTCACCGACCATCCCGCCCACCGCGGCGATAGCAAGCAGGACAGCCAGTTCATGCTCATCGCCGTGGAGTGGTTCATCGAGAACAACCTGCCGTTGTCCGGCACGGCCAGGGATTTCCCGGGCAGCCTGAAGCCGCAGCTGGATGCCTTCAAGGCCTCGATGGGGCGCAGCAATGACGATGCGGGCGGCAATGCCCGCACCGGCCACTGCTTCAATCGCTTCGAAGTGCAGCGGCGCAAGCTGCCCTACCGCAGTCCCTTCGACCACACCAAGCCGGTGATGCATCCGCAGACGGCGGTGGTGGTCGGGCCGCAGGGCGAAGAGGTGTTTACCGACAAGCTCAATCGCGTCAAGGTGCAGTTCCGCTGGGACCGCATCAATCCTGGCGATGAAAAGGCGTCGTGCTGGGTGCGCGTGAGCTATCCCAATGCCGGCGAGAACTGGGGCGAGGTCAAGGTGCCCCGGGTGGGACAGGAACTGATCATCTCCTTCCTCAACGGCGACCCCGACCGGCCGGTCGCGACTGGCCGCCTGTTCAACCAGGAGCAGCCGCCGCAATGGCACACCGATGGCCGACTGTCTGGACTGAAGTCCAAGGAGTTCGGCGGCAATGGCTTCAACCAGCTGGTGATGGATGACACCACCAGCCAGAACCGCGTCCATCTCTACAGCAGCCAGTCCAACGCCCAGCTCAATCTCGGTTACCTGGTCAGCCAGGCCGACAATGAACGCAGGAATTTCTATGGCTCCGGCTTCGCCCTGAGCACCGATGACTACGGCGCGGTGGTCACGCAAAAAGGCCTCTACCTGAGCAGCTATGGACGTCCCGGTCCGCAAGGCACGCAGCTCGACGCCAGCGAGGCCACCAGCCTCATGAAGGCCAGCGCGGACCTGGCGCGCGGGCTGTCCGACAGCGCCTCCAGGGCCGGCGCGGAAGCGCTCGCGCAGGACAGCCTCAAGGACTTCGTCGACGCCACCGAAGACAAGTACAGCGGCCAGGGGCAGGGTAGCGCCAATCGCTTCAAGAAGCCGCTGCTGATGATGGCCGCACCCGCCGGCATCGGCCTGGCCACGGACCAGGGCACGCAGGTGCATTCGGCGCAGGAGACCACCCTGACCTCCGGCAAGGACACCAGCATCGCCAGCGGCAAGAGCCTCTTGGCCACGGTCAAGGAAAAGATCAGCCTGTTCGCCCAGAACGCCGGCATGAAATTGTTCGCCGCCAAGGGCAAGGTGGAAATCCAGGCCCAGAGCGATGATCTGGACCTCATCGCCGAAAAGGTGGCGCGCCTGCTCTCCACCAGCGGCAGGGTGGAGATCCATGCCAAGGACGAGGTGATGATCTCGGCCGGCGGCTCCTTCATCCAGATCAATAGCGCAGGCATCACCCAGGGCACGCCCGGCAAGTGGGAAGCCAAGGCTTCGCTGCATTCCATGCCGGGGCCGGCCAGCCAGAACTTCGTCATGCCGCATGTGCAGAAGAGCGAGCTGCAGCCCTCGGACATGGAATTCCGTCATCTCACCGACTGGGGGGAACCGCTGGCCGGCGCTGCCTACAAGGCCATCCTCAGCGATGGCAGCGTGCGCAAGGGTACGCTGGACGCCCAGGGCATTGCGCGCCTGAGCGGCGTGCCGGCGGGCACCAGCGCCAAGGTGGAATACAACTATCAACCGCTGCAAGCATCATCCATGGTCAACACCGAACTGCACGAGGACCTGCATGAATTGCTCAACTGGACGCCCAAGGTGCTCGGCGCGCTGGGCAAGGGAGGCAAGTCGTGA
- a CDS encoding transporter: MLALAALSLVVMFPVAAHAIDVDIGDFVPAPGGTTVGLLYYQHAERDSLYTKGQKAALNPRLVSDIGIARLVHYTSIGGLAFAPQVLLPFGRLDAGRDTAPLGQTSGVGDIILAAPFWPLNDAASRTYLGIAPYLYLPTGSYDRNRALNLGEHRWKFDLQVGFVKGFTEKWYLDLTGDVMFYGKNNDYGSNGATQRQKSLFQGQAYLRYQFTPVANIFVGLSQNWGGETRVDGVASNDEARQRKASIGGSWFIGPKTQLLGAIGRDLYVQNGFKENARINLRLLRVF; this comes from the coding sequence ATGCTAGCGCTGGCAGCGTTGTCGCTGGTCGTGATGTTTCCCGTGGCAGCACACGCTATCGATGTGGATATCGGCGACTTTGTCCCGGCGCCAGGAGGCACGACGGTAGGTCTGCTTTACTACCAACACGCCGAGCGTGACAGTCTTTACACGAAGGGCCAGAAAGCCGCGCTCAATCCCAGGTTGGTGTCAGATATCGGCATCGCCAGACTGGTGCACTACACCAGCATCGGCGGCCTGGCTTTTGCCCCGCAGGTTCTGTTGCCTTTCGGGCGGCTTGACGCCGGGCGCGATACGGCTCCTTTGGGGCAGACCAGTGGAGTAGGCGACATCATCCTGGCCGCGCCGTTCTGGCCGCTCAATGACGCCGCATCCCGTACCTATCTTGGCATCGCCCCCTACCTGTACCTGCCCACCGGCAGCTATGACCGCAACCGTGCGCTTAACCTGGGTGAACACCGCTGGAAGTTCGATCTGCAGGTCGGCTTCGTGAAGGGATTCACCGAAAAATGGTACCTCGACCTGACCGGGGACGTCATGTTCTATGGCAAGAACAACGACTATGGCAGCAACGGCGCGACCCAGAGGCAGAAGTCTCTCTTCCAGGGCCAAGCTTACCTGCGCTACCAGTTCACGCCTGTCGCCAATATCTTCGTCGGTCTGTCGCAGAACTGGGGCGGAGAAACACGGGTCGATGGTGTCGCCAGCAATGATGAAGCGCGCCAGCGCAAGGCGAGCATAGGCGGCAGTTGGTTCATTGGCCCCAAAACACAACTGCTGGGCGCCATCGGCCGTGACCTTTATGTACAAAATGGTTTCAAGGAAAACGCTCGCATCAATTTGCGGCTGTTGCGAGTCTTCTGA